The Balneolaceae bacterium DNA window TCCCATCTCCGAAAAAACCTCGGACATGGAAAAAAACGAAGGCTTCTTCGATTACTGGTGGGATGAATCTGAAGGCAAAATCTGGCTGGAGATCGACAAACTTGAGCAAGAGTTTATCTATGTGAATTCTCTGGCGGCAGGAATTGGATCAAATGATATCGGCCTGGACCGGAGTCAGCTTGGGGATACGCGGATTGTAAAGTTTGAGAAGGTTGGGCCAAAAGTTCTGCTGGTTCAGCCCAATTACGATTATCGGGCCACGTCAAATAATCCGCTGGAAGAAAAATCTATTAATGAAGCGTTTGCTCAATCCGTGTTGTTTGGATTTGAAGTGGCTGCGGAAGAGGACGGTCGAATCCTGATCGATATTACCGATTTTTTGATGCAGGATGCCCACGGTGTGGCCGAGAGACTTAGCGAGAGTGACCAGGGAAATTATTCAGTGAATCAATCCCGCTCGGCAATTCACTTGCCGGGGACGTTCAATTTTCCCAAAAACACAGAGTTTGAGGCGACACTTACATTCACGGGAAGCGGAGCCGGGGGTTGGCTCCGGTCAGTCACACCCACGCCGAATGCGGTAACCGTTCGTCAGCACCACTCCTTTGTGGAACTGCCGGATGATGAGTATCAACCCAGAAAATTCGACCCACGCTCTGGCTATTTTACGATTGGATACCAGGATTACAGCGCTCCCATTGGCGGTGAGTTTTATAAGCAGTATATCGTCCGCCACCGGTTGGAAAAGAAAAATCCGGAAGCGGATGTTAGTGAGCCGGTTGAGCCGATTGTCTATTACCTGGATAACGGAACTCCCGAACCGGTTCGGTCGGCTCTGCTGGACGGTGCCCGCTGGTGGAACCAGGCGTTTGAAGCGATTGGATACGAAAATGCGTTTCAGGTTGAGATTCTGCCGGATGACGCCCATCCGCTTGATGTCCGGTATAATGTGATCAACTGGGTGCACCGGTCCACGCGGGGCTGGTCGTACGGATCTTCAGTGGTGGATCCGAGAACGGGCGAGATCATCAAAGGAAATGTGCTGCTGGGATCGCTGCGGGTTCGTCAGGATTACTTGATTGCTGAGGGATTGCTGGCCCCGTATGAAGAGGGCACGGAACCCGATGATGAGATGCTGGAGATGGCGCTCGCCCGAATTCGTCAGCTATCGGCTCACGAAGTAGGTCACACACTTGGCTTAGCCCATAACTTTGCCGCCAGTACCAACGATCTGGCTTCCGTAATGGATTACCCGCATCCCCGGGCGACGGTTCTTCCGGATGGTACACTGAGCCTGGAAAATGCTTACGATACCGACATCGGCAAGTGGGATAAACGAACCATTGCATACGGCTACCAGGATTTTCCGGATGATGTAAACGAGGAAGAAGCACTTGAAGAAATTATACAGGAGACTCTGGATATGGACTTGCTTTATATTTCTGATGAAGCCGCGCGTCCCCAAAACGGTGTTCATCCGAAAGCTCATCTTTGGGACTACGGAACCGATGTGATTGATCAGATGGATCATATCCTGGATATTCGCAGAACTGCGCTCAACAATTTTGATGAGGAAGTAATCCGGATGGGACGGCCGATGGCAGATCTG harbors:
- a CDS encoding zinc-dependent metalloprotease, giving the protein PISEKTSDMEKNEGFFDYWWDESEGKIWLEIDKLEQEFIYVNSLAAGIGSNDIGLDRSQLGDTRIVKFEKVGPKVLLVQPNYDYRATSNNPLEEKSINEAFAQSVLFGFEVAAEEDGRILIDITDFLMQDAHGVAERLSESDQGNYSVNQSRSAIHLPGTFNFPKNTEFEATLTFTGSGAGGWLRSVTPTPNAVTVRQHHSFVELPDDEYQPRKFDPRSGYFTIGYQDYSAPIGGEFYKQYIVRHRLEKKNPEADVSEPVEPIVYYLDNGTPEPVRSALLDGARWWNQAFEAIGYENAFQVEILPDDAHPLDVRYNVINWVHRSTRGWSYGSSVVDPRTGEIIKGNVLLGSLRVRQDYLIAEGLLAPYEEGTEPDDEMLEMALARIRQLSAHEVGHTLGLAHNFAASTNDLASVMDYPHPRATVLPDGTLSLENAYDTDIGKWDKRTIAYGYQDFPDDVNEEEALEEIIQETLDMDLLYISDEAARPQNGVHPKAHLWDYGTDVIDQMDHILDIRRTALNNFDEEVIRMGRPMADLENALVPIYLYHRYQIEAVSKLIGGVNYAYNLRGDDQTNPEIVDAQLQRNAVQSLIQTLQPNELALPEEILDLIPPQPVQTPSSREHFRGYTNPMLDPVAMAEVAADQTANMIFNAERAARLTTQSARNPVFPDLMEVTEEVLNATILGDMSEGYKGAIQRGVNIAVFRNLVELASNENASPDVKAITKSVLEDLQLNLTERILGLDNTVWNAHYNYILGLIEQYNKEPESFSTPPAPYTPPGSPIGSGYLFEYGCGTLSIEH